A section of the Solitalea canadensis DSM 3403 genome encodes:
- a CDS encoding acyltransferase → METIANDVIRYQVGIKDVTLGKNVKVVEPLNLYGCTIGDNCFIGPFVEIQKDVTIGNNTKIQSHSFICELVTIGNSCFIGHGVMFINDLFQTGAPAGGKKELWQYTTIGDNVSIGSNATILSVNICSGVVIGAGAVVTKDIIEPGIYAGNPARLIRKLSI, encoded by the coding sequence ATGGAAACCATAGCTAATGATGTAATTCGTTATCAGGTAGGGATAAAGGATGTAACCCTCGGCAAAAATGTTAAAGTTGTTGAACCTTTAAATCTTTATGGATGCACGATTGGTGATAATTGTTTCATTGGTCCGTTCGTAGAAATTCAAAAGGATGTTACCATTGGAAATAATACAAAAATTCAATCCCATAGTTTCATTTGTGAGTTGGTAACAATAGGTAATTCGTGCTTTATTGGCCATGGTGTTATGTTTATAAACGACCTGTTTCAGACTGGGGCCCCAGCAGGTGGAAAAAAAGAATTATGGCAATACACCACCATTGGCGACAATGTTTCCATTGGAAGTAATGCAACAATTTTAAGTGTAAACATTTGTTCTGGTGTTGTTATTGGAGCCGGTGCAGTTGTAACTAAAGATATTATTGAACCGGGAATTTATGCAGGAAATCCTGCTCGTCTTATTCGAAAATTATCAATCTAA
- a CDS encoding Gfo/Idh/MocA family protein: MTLLKVGMIGCGRIGQRHAEHIHAKAELTAVCDIDYEKALKFSQQYGCKAYSSLSELLENEPHLDLMAICSPNGLHAEHSITCLQAGINVLCEKPLAINADDCGEMIKAAEQANKRLFVIKQNRFNPPVAAVKAALDQKVLGKIYSVQLSCFWNRNADYYANSWKGTRLLDGGTLYTQFSHFVDLLYWLIGDVKRVYALTGNFAHHDIIEFEDTGVVALEFNNGALGTINYTVNSFGKNMEGSLTIFGEKGTVKIGGQYLNELEYQNIDGFEFKDLPEGNKANNYGTYQGSMSNHDKVYENVINVLTQGGIISTNSFEGLKTVEIIDKIYRSANQLSTIPVKEQEVFRKDVLVPINPIPVVKVS; this comes from the coding sequence ATGACGCTCTTAAAGGTAGGCATGATTGGTTGTGGCCGTATTGGTCAACGTCATGCAGAACACATTCACGCAAAGGCTGAACTAACAGCTGTTTGCGACATCGATTATGAAAAAGCTTTGAAATTTAGCCAGCAATATGGCTGCAAAGCGTATTCTTCCTTATCTGAACTCTTAGAAAACGAACCTCACTTAGATTTAATGGCCATTTGTAGTCCTAATGGATTGCATGCAGAGCATTCAATTACTTGTTTACAAGCGGGTATTAATGTACTGTGCGAGAAACCGCTTGCCATAAATGCGGATGATTGTGGAGAGATGATTAAGGCAGCTGAACAAGCAAATAAACGCTTGTTTGTAATAAAACAGAATCGCTTTAACCCTCCTGTTGCTGCAGTAAAAGCTGCTTTGGACCAAAAAGTTCTGGGTAAGATTTACAGTGTACAATTAAGTTGTTTCTGGAATCGTAATGCTGATTATTATGCTAATTCTTGGAAAGGTACAAGGTTGCTGGATGGAGGAACGCTCTACACACAGTTTAGCCATTTTGTAGACTTGTTGTATTGGTTAATCGGTGATGTTAAACGTGTTTACGCCTTAACCGGAAATTTTGCTCATCATGATATAATTGAATTTGAAGATACAGGAGTAGTGGCTTTAGAGTTCAACAACGGTGCATTAGGTACCATCAATTATACCGTAAATAGTTTTGGTAAAAACATGGAAGGCTCGTTAACCATTTTTGGTGAAAAAGGAACCGTGAAAATTGGAGGACAATATCTTAACGAATTGGAATACCAAAATATTGATGGTTTCGAATTCAAAGATTTACCAGAAGGTAATAAGGCGAATAATTACGGCACCTACCAGGGCTCCATGTCAAACCACGATAAAGTTTACGAAAATGTCATTAATGTACTTACACAAGGTGGCATAATCAGTACTAATTCCTTTGAAGGATTAAAAACAGTTGAAATCATTGATAAGATCTATAGATCGGCAAATCAGTTATCAACTATTCCTGTGAAAGAACAGGAAGTGTTCAGGAAAGATGTTCTTGTGCCAATCAATCCTATTCCCGTAGTTAAAGTATCCTAA
- a CDS encoding glycosyltransferase family 4 protein, with translation MNSSRPKVCHISTIHQRYDSRIFYKECGSLSKAGYEVVLIVADGLGNETKNGIKIIDIGKPKSRFERFIMYAVRAYKTALAQDALIYHFHDPELLIIGYFLRNKKKIVVYDAHEDLPEQIKGKKYVPAIFRMPLSRVVNLLEIYFSKRMSGIVTATPFIRNKFLKFNSNSLDVNNFPILNGDIHSFDWQNKKNEVCYVGTIAEERGIKNIVKAMDKVDNAILNLVGEFESKQLYNETIEIDGWSKVNEHGFLNRTGVNSVLAVSKVGLVTLLPNKNYIEGLPVKMFEYMLAGIPVVASNFPAIEDVVKDKGCGICIDPLNPDEIASAVNYLLANDEEAIRMGANGQRSVIEKYNWTVEEGKLFGFYLGLTANSSL, from the coding sequence ATGAATAGTTCTCGACCAAAGGTCTGCCATATTTCAACTATTCATCAGCGTTATGACTCTCGTATTTTTTACAAGGAATGTGGAAGCCTTTCAAAAGCAGGATATGAAGTTGTATTAATAGTTGCTGATGGATTAGGAAATGAAACCAAAAATGGCATTAAGATTATTGATATAGGTAAACCCAAATCTCGTTTCGAACGGTTTATTATGTATGCTGTTAGGGCATATAAAACGGCTTTGGCGCAAGATGCTCTGATATACCACTTTCATGATCCTGAACTTCTGATCATAGGTTACTTTTTACGTAATAAGAAAAAAATAGTTGTTTACGATGCCCATGAAGATTTGCCAGAGCAAATTAAAGGGAAAAAGTATGTGCCGGCTATTTTTAGAATGCCATTATCGCGTGTGGTTAATCTGTTAGAAATTTACTTTTCAAAAAGAATGTCAGGTATTGTTACTGCAACACCCTTTATTCGAAATAAATTTCTGAAATTTAACTCTAATTCATTGGATGTCAACAACTTTCCTATTTTAAATGGAGATATTCATTCATTTGACTGGCAAAATAAGAAGAATGAAGTATGCTATGTAGGAACAATCGCCGAAGAACGTGGAATAAAAAACATTGTTAAGGCAATGGATAAGGTAGATAATGCTATTTTAAATCTGGTCGGAGAATTTGAATCTAAACAACTTTATAATGAAACTATCGAGATAGATGGTTGGAGTAAGGTAAATGAACATGGATTTTTAAACAGAACAGGTGTAAATAGCGTATTAGCTGTTTCAAAAGTAGGATTGGTGACGCTGCTGCCAAATAAAAATTACATTGAAGGACTGCCTGTTAAAATGTTTGAATACATGCTTGCCGGAATTCCTGTTGTAGCATCAAATTTTCCTGCTATTGAAGATGTGGTAAAAGATAAAGGATGTGGAATTTGCATTGATCCGTTAAACCCTGATGAAATTGCTTCCGCAGTTAACTATTTATTAGCAAATGATGAGGAAGCTATAAGAATGGGTGCGAATGGACAACGTTCTGTTATTGAGAAATATAACTGGACAGTAGAAGAGGGAAAACTGTTCGGTTTTTATTTAGGATTGACCGCAAACAGTTCTCTTTAG
- a CDS encoding polysaccharide deacetylase family protein has product MKKLFIQYPLTFINEKIYISHVIFDHFLGIENEVSFVDNSSHIKISTDKDFKTNLLVLPDTLFQTHERKWLKKSSLPVSPIKFFDLTTIAPENQFYAPNIPVLYEGLPPDDLDESATFFNVDLIGGMFFYLTLYEEYALNTYDAYGRFDYSKSILFQHGLYDRAVVNEYLEVLWYLLASIDPELKRKERKYKLYLTHDVDHPLSSYASSWIFVKACVGDLVSRKSPKVMTKRIMSKFYSTDSLDTIDPNNTFEFIMGVSEHYGLKSEFYFIVTKGNNTIDGNYELNSPFYKKMLSVISSRNHQVGFHPSFFTFCNYDKTQQEFSKLRKICDELGIKQDKWGGRQHFLRWKNPDTWRIWDKMGANFDSSIGWSTITGFRSGTCYEYPVYDLQERKILNLIERPLIVMDVSHAAFANYDQFIKQSIKLASVCRHFNGNMVLLFHNNYLISDRQKSNYKKIVEGIIP; this is encoded by the coding sequence GTGAAAAAGTTGTTTATTCAGTATCCATTGACGTTTATTAATGAGAAAATATACATTTCTCATGTAATTTTTGATCATTTTTTAGGGATTGAGAATGAGGTTAGCTTTGTTGATAATTCATCGCATATTAAAATATCAACTGACAAGGATTTTAAGACTAACCTGTTAGTATTACCCGATACCTTATTTCAAACGCATGAACGTAAGTGGTTGAAAAAAAGCAGCTTACCTGTTTCTCCAATTAAGTTCTTTGACCTTACCACCATTGCTCCAGAAAATCAATTTTACGCGCCAAATATTCCTGTATTGTATGAAGGACTGCCGCCGGACGATTTAGATGAATCTGCAACCTTTTTTAATGTGGATTTGATTGGGGGAATGTTCTTTTACCTGACCTTATATGAAGAATATGCGTTGAATACTTATGATGCATATGGTCGTTTCGATTATTCTAAATCGATTCTTTTTCAGCATGGATTGTATGACCGGGCAGTGGTTAATGAATACCTGGAAGTTCTTTGGTATTTGTTAGCATCCATAGATCCGGAGTTAAAAAGAAAAGAAAGAAAGTATAAACTTTATTTAACTCATGATGTAGATCACCCTTTAAGCAGTTATGCAAGTAGCTGGATTTTTGTTAAGGCGTGTGTTGGAGATTTGGTTAGTAGAAAGTCGCCAAAGGTGATGACTAAGAGAATAATGTCGAAGTTCTATTCGACAGACAGTTTAGATACGATTGATCCTAATAACACCTTTGAGTTTATAATGGGGGTAAGTGAGCATTATGGGTTAAAAAGTGAGTTTTATTTCATTGTTACCAAAGGCAATAATACGATTGATGGTAACTATGAATTAAATAGTCCCTTTTATAAGAAGATGCTTTCTGTTATAAGTTCCAGAAATCATCAGGTAGGGTTTCATCCAAGCTTTTTTACATTTTGTAATTATGATAAAACCCAGCAAGAGTTTTCAAAACTTAGAAAGATCTGTGACGAATTGGGTATAAAACAAGATAAATGGGGAGGGCGGCAGCATTTCTTACGGTGGAAAAATCCGGATACCTGGAGAATATGGGATAAAATGGGTGCGAATTTTGATTCATCAATTGGATGGAGCACGATAACCGGATTTAGATCTGGCACCTGTTATGAGTACCCGGTGTATGATTTACAGGAAAGAAAAATTTTGAATCTAATCGAAAGGCCTTTAATTGTGATGGATGTTTCTCATGCTGCTTTTGCCAATTATGATCAATTTATTAAACAATCGATAAAGCTGGCAAGTGTATGCAGGCACTTTAATGGTAATATGGTATTGCTATTTCATAATAATTACTTGATATCTGACAGACAAAAGTCTAATTATAAAAAGATTGTAGAGGGAATTATTCCATAA
- a CDS encoding GNAT family N-acetyltransferase, which produces MNYQSPPMNTDTAITAYIAQEASKDIHNSFISNKEKYRELCLTNDIPVYSQYWWLDAVCGENNWDVNFIESDGQIVASWPVYKKKRFIFNLITTPKFTPFTGIWIKYPSNQNYTNKLGYEIELCSALIEMLPKHDYFYQGFNYSFKNWLAFYWRGFSQTIRYSYVLEDISDIDQTFAGFSKNKRNNIRKAQKLVEVKQGLSCEEFYKFHKQSLEKEGFKVSYSYELFERIYDATIKKGRGEIFYAVDEKGEMHSGLFYVWDNVSAYSLISVIHPDHSSSNSLSLLFYEAIKTSSKRVTRFDFEGSMIKGVEAAYRNFGAKQIPYFIITKSNSIFLNLFTFLFKR; this is translated from the coding sequence ATGAATTATCAATCGCCTCCTATGAATACTGACACTGCAATTACGGCATATATTGCCCAAGAAGCGTCAAAGGATATTCACAATTCCTTTATTAGCAATAAGGAAAAATACAGAGAATTGTGTCTCACGAATGATATCCCCGTGTACTCCCAATACTGGTGGTTGGATGCGGTTTGTGGTGAAAATAATTGGGATGTAAATTTTATTGAATCAGACGGACAGATCGTAGCATCGTGGCCTGTATACAAGAAAAAACGCTTTATTTTTAACCTAATAACAACTCCCAAATTTACCCCTTTTACAGGCATTTGGATTAAATATCCATCTAATCAAAATTATACCAATAAGTTAGGATATGAAATTGAGCTGTGTAGTGCGCTCATTGAAATGCTGCCTAAGCACGACTACTTCTATCAAGGGTTTAATTATTCATTTAAGAATTGGCTTGCTTTTTATTGGAGAGGTTTTAGTCAAACGATTAGATATTCCTATGTACTAGAGGATATTTCTGATATCGATCAAACATTTGCAGGTTTCTCAAAGAATAAAAGAAATAATATTCGAAAAGCTCAAAAACTTGTGGAAGTTAAGCAAGGCTTAAGTTGTGAAGAGTTTTATAAATTTCATAAACAATCTCTTGAAAAGGAAGGGTTTAAAGTCTCTTATTCATATGAACTGTTTGAAAGAATTTATGATGCAACGATTAAAAAAGGGCGTGGAGAAATTTTTTATGCAGTGGATGAAAAGGGTGAAATGCATAGTGGCTTATTTTACGTATGGGATAATGTGTCGGCCTACTCACTAATTAGCGTTATACACCCCGATCATAGCAGTAGTAATTCATTAAGTCTTTTGTTTTACGAAGCAATAAAGACTTCATCCAAAAGAGTAACTCGCTTTGATTTTGAAGGAAGTATGATAAAAGGTGTTGAAGCAGCTTATCGGAATTTTGGAGCTAAGCAAATTCCCTATTTTATCATTACCAAGTCTAATTCTATATTTCTCAATCTTTTCACCTTTCTTTTTAAAAGATAG
- a CDS encoding glycosyltransferase family 4 protein, whose protein sequence is MTKKVVWIICQYAAPLKYGFGSRHFYLAEEWIKQGYEVTIFTSSFNHFIHTKPVINGNYTYEKINDITVCWVKGNTYRKPSGLGRVFSWLLFSLRMLWIRVGDEVKKPDVIIVSSPSIFPIINGYLFKRKFKSKLIMEIRDIWPLTLTTIGKYPKGHPLIVVLSWLEKFAYSKSDFIVSTMPKADLHVREVVNNDFNFKCIPQGIDKEILKETQSVLNPSFEENFPKDKFIIGYAGTIGAANNLETLIETAKCFEKSGLRQFHFLILGDGYKKEELQQSAAGLSNVSFLGKVAKKDVKPFLEKCHVLYDGVKSTPLYQFGLSRNKWVDYMLSGRPIIVSYTGYVSMINEANCGLVVPAEDVEALKNALQSYLFMSNDQLNEIGLRGKKYIIENRTFDKLALSYSELFN, encoded by the coding sequence ATGACTAAAAAAGTAGTTTGGATTATTTGTCAATACGCAGCTCCATTGAAATATGGATTCGGTAGCAGACACTTTTATTTGGCTGAAGAATGGATTAAGCAGGGGTACGAAGTAACGATATTTACTTCATCATTTAATCATTTTATTCATACAAAACCCGTAATAAATGGAAATTATACTTACGAAAAAATTAATGATATAACGGTTTGCTGGGTTAAGGGCAATACATACAGAAAACCATCAGGGTTAGGCCGTGTTTTTAGTTGGTTATTGTTCTCACTCAGAATGCTTTGGATAAGAGTAGGGGATGAGGTTAAAAAGCCAGATGTGATAATTGTATCATCTCCTTCAATTTTTCCAATTATCAATGGTTATCTATTTAAACGAAAATTTAAATCGAAGCTCATAATGGAAATCAGGGATATATGGCCCCTAACATTAACAACAATTGGAAAATATCCTAAAGGACATCCGTTGATCGTTGTTTTATCGTGGCTTGAAAAATTTGCTTATTCAAAATCAGACTTTATTGTATCAACAATGCCTAAGGCCGATTTACATGTTAGAGAAGTGGTAAACAATGATTTTAATTTTAAATGTATCCCACAGGGAATAGATAAAGAAATTCTTAAAGAGACTCAATCCGTGTTAAATCCTTCCTTCGAAGAGAATTTTCCTAAGGATAAGTTTATTATCGGTTATGCAGGAACCATTGGGGCTGCCAATAATCTTGAAACACTGATTGAGACTGCAAAATGCTTTGAAAAATCTGGTTTGCGTCAGTTTCATTTCTTAATTCTGGGTGATGGATATAAAAAAGAGGAGTTGCAACAATCTGCTGCTGGATTAAGTAATGTGTCATTTTTAGGGAAAGTGGCAAAAAAAGATGTTAAACCATTCCTTGAAAAGTGTCACGTGTTGTATGATGGAGTTAAATCTACTCCATTATATCAGTTTGGGTTGTCGAGAAATAAGTGGGTTGATTACATGCTAAGCGGAAGACCGATTATTGTTTCTTATACAGGATATGTAAGTATGATAAACGAGGCAAATTGTGGTTTAGTAGTTCCGGCAGAGGACGTTGAAGCATTAAAAAATGCATTGCAAAGCTATCTTTTTATGTCTAATGATCAGCTTAATGAAATTGGTCTTAGAGGTAAAAAATACATTATTGAAAATAGAACCTTTGATAAGCTGGCATTGTCTTATTCTGAGCTTTTTAATTAA
- a CDS encoding O-antigen ligase family protein: MQKSLQESDKSGLLLVLFVVTGIIGSHLLPINIGGINLFFFRLLLILFAPFVFRNFRLLNFRYNTPNFWFIHFCFFWVVYGLVSLLFIKDFMEGFKAWMALVWGVVIFLMFCQLMLMTGKKMPYYFCLGLLLANIISIPVALWELSTLNHLKGSYITNLPDYALDRQIAIAFLENPNGYAYFMVLSQPFLYYLYTIVKGKFLKSVIILTCLITPYLIYFTDARFSIVVFLVNVGLFGWFMLRRRFNLYAVSISAVLLCLVLIFGGWKFLAEGFKEKLEVSEETSSKETFQIRVNHFKNCVYYTIQTGGLGLGPGTYESIGSFNKPYYTYGNESPHNLVIEVIVNYGFYVGLLLVVFIVASLRNTDTETTWGVCILITTIAFMLLSAQNSTYLKTQVTWIFLSVIFYRIPTEKGVNNQLQVL, encoded by the coding sequence ATGCAGAAAAGTCTTCAAGAGTCTGATAAAAGTGGTTTGCTGTTAGTCCTTTTTGTAGTAACGGGAATTATTGGAAGTCATTTATTACCAATTAATATTGGAGGGATTAATCTGTTCTTTTTTAGGCTGCTGTTAATTCTGTTCGCTCCATTTGTGTTTCGGAACTTCCGATTGCTTAACTTTCGTTACAACACGCCAAATTTTTGGTTTATACATTTTTGTTTCTTCTGGGTTGTCTATGGGTTAGTGTCATTGTTATTTATCAAAGATTTCATGGAAGGTTTTAAAGCATGGATGGCTTTAGTTTGGGGTGTAGTAATCTTTTTGATGTTTTGCCAATTAATGCTAATGACAGGTAAAAAGATGCCCTATTATTTTTGCTTGGGCTTATTATTGGCAAATATTATTTCTATTCCGGTAGCATTATGGGAGTTGTCCACTCTTAACCACCTTAAAGGTTCATACATAACCAATCTTCCTGATTACGCACTGGATAGACAGATAGCTATTGCCTTTCTGGAAAATCCTAATGGCTACGCCTATTTTATGGTATTAAGCCAGCCATTTCTATATTACCTGTACACCATTGTTAAGGGCAAATTTTTAAAAAGTGTCATTATTCTTACTTGCTTAATTACACCTTATCTGATCTATTTCACCGATGCTCGTTTCTCGATAGTGGTATTCTTGGTGAATGTTGGCCTCTTTGGATGGTTCATGCTTAGAAGGAGATTTAACTTGTATGCAGTTTCTATTTCAGCAGTTTTACTATGTCTGGTATTGATTTTTGGTGGTTGGAAATTTTTGGCGGAGGGCTTCAAGGAAAAACTGGAGGTTAGTGAGGAAACATCAAGTAAAGAGACCTTCCAGATAAGGGTTAATCACTTTAAAAACTGTGTTTATTATACTATACAAACCGGAGGTCTGGGGTTAGGTCCTGGAACTTATGAAAGTATAGGTTCCTTTAATAAACCCTATTATACTTATGGCAATGAGAGTCCGCATAATTTGGTAATTGAAGTGATTGTAAATTATGGTTTTTATGTAGGATTGCTACTAGTCGTATTTATCGTTGCATCGCTGCGTAACACAGACACTGAAACAACTTGGGGGGTGTGTATACTTATTACGACAATTGCATTTATGCTATTGTCAGCTCAAAACTCAACATATTTAAAAACGCAAGTTACCTGGATATTTTTATCAGTGATATTTTATAGAATTCCTACGGAAAAAGGTGTAAATAACCAACTTCAGGTGCTTTAA
- a CDS encoding glycosyltransferase: protein MKVLVIPAWYNSDIRPLAGNFFGEQTRALITNKIDASLIYTDFKPLSSFRQIKLKDFLFLRKYQVNDNIPTFRINGINILNIKYALGKRFWTYLTLKLYDDYVERFGVPDVVQAHAYMSGYVAYQLKKRYNIPYVLTEHSSTFLSDSIKESQAPFVREAFNNSDVLTAVSKPLALKMQKYTNKEIVVTPNFINTDFFEPDPDIKKYEIFTFLFVAGLREIKNIPLLIKAFKSLTEKVSDVQLIIGGDGDILEDLKLLVESYGLADKVLFPGKLSREEVVTELNKAHVFVVSSFFETFGVVVIEALSMGLPVIATKCGGPEYILTDNLGVLVENNNEEEYAQAMLFVYQNYNKYDPVELRTHAIINYSDNVVSTNMIDIYKETISNYKYAEKSSRV from the coding sequence ATGAAAGTGTTAGTGATACCAGCATGGTATAATAGTGACATAAGGCCATTGGCAGGTAACTTTTTTGGTGAACAAACAAGGGCTCTGATTACTAATAAAATAGATGCTTCTTTAATATACACAGACTTTAAACCGCTTAGTTCCTTTAGACAAATAAAGCTTAAGGATTTTCTGTTCCTAAGAAAGTACCAGGTAAATGATAATATACCAACATTCAGGATTAATGGTATTAATATATTAAATATTAAGTACGCATTAGGTAAACGGTTTTGGACTTACCTCACATTGAAGTTATATGATGACTATGTTGAAAGATTTGGTGTGCCGGATGTTGTTCAAGCCCATGCATACATGTCGGGGTATGTAGCTTACCAATTAAAGAAACGTTACAATATACCCTATGTATTAACGGAGCATTCTTCCACTTTTCTAAGCGATTCAATTAAGGAAAGTCAGGCTCCATTTGTAAGAGAAGCATTTAATAATTCAGATGTGTTAACAGCTGTAAGCAAACCATTAGCATTAAAAATGCAGAAATACACCAACAAAGAGATTGTGGTGACGCCAAACTTTATTAATACAGATTTTTTTGAGCCAGATCCGGATATTAAAAAGTATGAGATATTCACTTTCTTATTTGTGGCAGGATTAAGAGAAATAAAGAATATTCCATTATTGATTAAGGCTTTTAAAAGCCTAACTGAAAAAGTGAGTGATGTTCAATTAATAATCGGTGGAGATGGAGATATCCTGGAGGATTTAAAATTGTTGGTTGAATCATACGGTTTAGCAGACAAAGTGTTATTTCCAGGTAAGTTAAGTCGAGAAGAAGTTGTAACGGAATTAAATAAAGCTCATGTATTTGTGGTGTCTAGCTTCTTTGAAACATTTGGTGTAGTAGTTATTGAGGCCTTATCAATGGGATTGCCAGTAATTGCCACTAAATGCGGAGGACCGGAATATATACTTACAGATAATTTGGGGGTATTGGTTGAAAACAATAATGAAGAGGAATATGCCCAGGCAATGCTTTTTGTTTATCAGAATTATAATAAGTATGACCCTGTCGAACTCAGAACTCACGCAATAATCAATTACAGTGATAATGTGGTTTCAACCAATATGATTGATATATATAAGGAAACTATAAGTAATTATAAGTATGCAGAAAAGTCTTCAAGAGTCTGA
- a CDS encoding MATE family efflux transporter yields the protein MSKQISGPLRNSLHVLKNLSSSKYFKGAALISLGTVLGQVVLMGITVLFLKDIYTPDVFGVQANLISISFILSYVATLKMESAIPLSKGEDKYKVLGIALISVVVISIVVVVICLGINIYPEFRNYLGVSVLIMGCYNVFRAWNLDHEKFRNVGLSNFLRPFFQAILQLCLGLILINKYDGLIYGFLIAYAISVIVLLWSVKLEKKRVFSKAEYIEQIIIHKQIPLYNLPAVLITTLGTNFVPVILTILYSTNVTGQYGMLASTVGFPLGLVGAAVAQVFFPRVAKIDDLEGRRRLVERSIIYLYGISFLFFIPVIFYSKPIILAVLGKQWSLTAEFAGVMSISYLFSMVSSPISSYALVSKNQKTATVITIVETITRFIVLYLGYYFLNSPMLSISLYAIACTIIYIYYINWILRLLNSSLIDFIKRNIGYFRYDLLFVIIVLTAQYFGGTSYAVLIFIVAFVFIMIDKFKFLKYRYLS from the coding sequence TTGAGTAAACAAATTTCAGGTCCGTTGCGCAACTCGTTGCATGTATTAAAAAATTTAAGTTCGAGTAAATATTTTAAAGGAGCGGCATTAATATCGCTTGGAACTGTTTTGGGACAAGTGGTATTAATGGGTATCACCGTGCTGTTTCTTAAAGATATATATACCCCAGATGTTTTTGGTGTTCAGGCTAACCTTATTTCAATATCCTTTATCTTATCCTATGTTGCCACCCTGAAAATGGAATCTGCAATCCCTTTGTCTAAAGGTGAGGATAAATATAAGGTGCTAGGAATAGCCCTGATTAGCGTCGTTGTAATATCAATCGTTGTAGTAGTTATTTGTTTGGGAATTAACATATACCCTGAATTTAGAAATTATCTGGGGGTATCTGTGTTAATTATGGGTTGCTACAATGTGTTCAGAGCATGGAATCTGGATCATGAGAAGTTCAGAAATGTAGGACTATCCAATTTTTTGAGACCCTTTTTTCAAGCGATATTACAGCTTTGCCTTGGTTTAATACTTATTAATAAATATGATGGATTAATTTATGGGTTTTTAATAGCCTACGCCATTAGTGTTATTGTATTGCTCTGGTCAGTGAAATTGGAGAAAAAAAGAGTATTCAGCAAGGCGGAGTATATCGAACAGATCATAATTCACAAGCAAATTCCCTTATATAATCTACCCGCAGTATTAATTACCACCTTAGGGACCAATTTTGTTCCGGTTATACTAACAATTCTTTATTCAACCAATGTAACCGGACAGTACGGTATGCTGGCAAGTACTGTAGGCTTTCCCTTAGGTTTAGTAGGGGCCGCAGTTGCTCAAGTGTTTTTTCCGCGAGTGGCAAAGATCGATGATTTGGAGGGGAGACGTCGGTTAGTTGAACGGTCCATAATTTATCTGTATGGTATCTCATTTCTCTTCTTTATTCCGGTAATTTTTTACAGTAAGCCTATTATTCTGGCTGTTTTAGGCAAACAATGGAGCCTGACGGCTGAATTTGCCGGAGTTATGTCAATTAGTTATTTGTTTTCAATGGTATCAAGTCCTATAAGCTCATATGCACTTGTTTCCAAGAACCAGAAAACGGCTACAGTTATTACAATTGTTGAAACAATTACCAGGTTTATAGTTCTGTATCTTGGTTATTACTTCCTCAATTCTCCAATGTTATCAATCAGCTTGTACGCAATTGCCTGTACAATAATTTATATCTATTACATTAATTGGATTCTTAGACTACTGAACTCAAGCCTGATAGATTTTATAAAAAGAAATATTGGATATTTTAGGTATGATCTTTTGTTTGTAATCATCGTATTAACAGCTCAATATTTTGGGGGTACAAGCTATGCCGTGTTGATTTTTATTGTTGCTTTTGTTTTTATTATGATTGATAAGTTTAAATTCTTGAAATATAGATATTTATCTTGA